In the genome of Gemmatimonas sp., one region contains:
- a CDS encoding PQQ-binding-like beta-propeller repeat protein, giving the protein MFFSRFSTACLCLLAAAPTMACAQSARTAPFTTASGEWPSHTGDTRGTRYSPLEQITAANFSTLEVAWRFKTDQLGPRPEFKLEGTPLMVGNVLYTTAGTRRAVVALDAVTGELLWMHSENEGARGAAAPRPLSGRGLAYWTDGKSARILYVTPGYRLVALDARSGARIRSFGDSGAVDLKLNMDQPILPDLETGEIGYQGAPTVARNVVIIGAAFREGGSPKSYRNNKGDIRGFDVRTGKRLWTFHTIPRKGEFGYDTWLYGSAENAGNTGVWTQITADEELGLVYLPIESPTGDYYGGHRPGDNLYGESLVCVDLLTGVRKWHYQLVRHPIWDFDLAAAPILADITVGGKAIKSVALPTKQGILYMFDRVTGKPIWPFEERAVEKGEVPGEWYAPTQPMPTKPAAYARNGVLTSDLIDFTPALKEAGLAAASRFKLGPIFTPPIVSKTEGPLATFSNGPTNGGSNWPGGSYDPETHMLYLSATNASPSALGLVVPAKGVSDMDYIRGFAPGASRGGFTVQGLPLLKPPYGTITAIDLNKGDIVWQVPHGETPDAVRNHEALKGVTIPRTGQAGSVGTLVTKTLVIAGDPEVTTLAPRPRGAVLRAYDKATGKEVGGVNLPAPQSGSPMTYTVGGKQYIVVAVSGGPYSGEYIAFRLPAAGAR; this is encoded by the coding sequence ATGTTCTTTTCTCGATTCAGTACCGCCTGTCTCTGTCTGCTGGCGGCCGCACCGACGATGGCGTGTGCGCAGTCCGCGCGCACGGCGCCGTTCACGACCGCCAGCGGCGAGTGGCCCAGCCACACCGGTGATACGCGCGGCACGCGCTACTCACCGCTGGAGCAAATCACGGCGGCGAACTTCAGCACGCTCGAAGTCGCGTGGCGCTTCAAGACCGATCAGCTGGGTCCGCGACCTGAGTTCAAACTGGAAGGCACGCCGCTGATGGTCGGCAACGTGCTGTATACCACCGCAGGCACACGCCGCGCGGTCGTGGCCCTCGATGCCGTCACCGGTGAGCTGCTGTGGATGCACAGCGAGAACGAAGGCGCACGCGGTGCGGCCGCGCCGCGACCGCTCTCCGGGCGTGGCCTCGCCTATTGGACCGATGGCAAGAGCGCGCGCATCCTGTACGTCACGCCCGGTTACCGTCTTGTTGCGCTCGATGCGCGATCGGGCGCGCGTATCCGCAGCTTCGGCGACAGCGGGGCCGTCGATCTGAAACTGAACATGGATCAGCCGATTCTCCCCGATCTGGAGACGGGTGAGATCGGATACCAGGGCGCACCCACCGTGGCCCGCAATGTGGTCATCATCGGTGCCGCCTTTCGTGAAGGCGGCTCGCCCAAGTCGTATCGCAACAACAAGGGCGACATCCGCGGCTTCGATGTGCGCACCGGCAAGCGGCTGTGGACGTTTCACACCATTCCGCGAAAGGGAGAGTTCGGCTACGACACGTGGCTGTACGGCTCGGCGGAAAACGCCGGCAACACCGGGGTGTGGACGCAGATCACCGCTGACGAAGAACTCGGTCTCGTGTATCTGCCGATCGAATCGCCCACCGGCGATTACTACGGCGGTCATCGACCGGGCGACAACCTGTACGGCGAAAGCCTCGTGTGCGTCGATCTGCTTACCGGCGTGCGCAAGTGGCACTACCAGCTGGTGCGACATCCGATCTGGGATTTCGATCTTGCCGCCGCACCCATCCTCGCCGACATCACGGTGGGTGGGAAAGCGATCAAGAGCGTCGCGTTGCCCACCAAGCAAGGCATCCTGTACATGTTCGATCGGGTCACCGGCAAACCCATCTGGCCGTTCGAAGAGCGCGCGGTCGAGAAGGGCGAGGTGCCGGGCGAGTGGTACGCGCCCACACAGCCCATGCCCACCAAGCCCGCGGCGTACGCGCGCAACGGCGTGCTGACCAGCGATCTCATCGACTTCACGCCAGCGCTCAAGGAAGCGGGACTCGCCGCCGCGTCACGCTTCAAGCTCGGTCCGATTTTCACACCGCCCATTGTGAGCAAGACCGAAGGCCCGCTGGCCACGTTCTCCAATGGCCCCACGAACGGCGGTAGCAACTGGCCCGGTGGCTCGTACGATCCCGAGACACATATGCTCTATCTCTCGGCGACGAACGCGTCGCCGTCCGCCCTCGGACTCGTCGTGCCGGCCAAGGGCGTATCCGACATGGACTACATCCGCGGATTCGCTCCCGGCGCCAGTCGCGGCGGCTTCACCGTGCAGGGATTGCCGCTGCTGAAGCCGCCGTACGGTACGATCACCGCCATCGATCTCAACAAGGGCGACATCGTGTGGCAAGTGCCGCACGGCGAAACACCCGATGCCGTACGCAACCACGAGGCGCTCAAGGGCGTAACGATTCCGCGCACGGGCCAAGCAGGCTCGGTGGGCACGTTGGTCACCAAAACGCTGGTCATCGCCGGTGATCCCGAAGTCACCACGTTGGCGCCACGACCGCGCGGCGCGGTGCTCCGCGCCTACGACAAGGCCACCGGTAAGGAAGTCGGCGGCGTAAACCTGCCGGCCCCGCAGAGTGGATCGCCGATGACATACACCGTGGGCGGCAAGCAGTACATCGTCGTCGCCGTGAGCGGCGGTCCCTACTCCGGCGAGTACATCGCCTTCCGACTGCCTGCGGCAGGCGCACGGTAA
- a CDS encoding cytochrome c produces the protein MQWSARGRRAAGLLGALIVMPLWAGLAATPLAGTASRARRTERTTWDSVFSAAQAGRGETTYKQLCARCHMETLAGGDEAGELTGSAFMSSWNGQSLADLHERIRTTMPTDTPGVYTSQQVTDVIAYMLRFNGFPPGSVELTHTNDALKNIRFVTAKP, from the coding sequence ATGCAGTGGTCTGCGCGCGGTCGTCGTGCCGCTGGTCTGCTTGGCGCGCTCATCGTCATGCCGCTGTGGGCGGGCCTTGCGGCCACTCCCCTCGCCGGCACCGCGTCGCGTGCGCGGCGCACCGAACGGACCACGTGGGATAGTGTCTTCTCCGCCGCGCAGGCGGGCCGCGGCGAAACCACCTACAAACAACTGTGTGCGCGCTGCCATATGGAAACGCTCGCCGGCGGTGACGAGGCCGGCGAACTCACTGGCAGCGCGTTCATGAGCAGTTGGAACGGACAATCGCTCGCCGACCTGCACGAGCGCATTCGCACCACCATGCCCACCGACACCCCCGGCGTGTATACCAGTCAGCAGGTCACCGACGTGATTGCCTACATGCTGCGCTTCAACGGCTTTCCGCCGGGGTCGGTGGAGCTCACGCATACGAACGACGCCCTCAAGAACATTCGCTTCGTCACCGCGAAGCCCTGA
- a CDS encoding multicopper oxidase domain-containing protein, translating into MTFVISAVVGVVLNAQLLAALPRVPLPKPSAGAMRAVVHQNRASAGRMTGTTLRLDLEIVESAWAPEGTEAPALSILAFAERGKPPLVPGPLVRVPRGTTVLLTLRNRTDSALVIGDLRAGVGGDDTLQLAPGATREVRYSLNVAGTYAYWGAFAGTTAADRYWKDSQLSGAIVVDEPGAAMPDHILVISEWFLDYDNGRPFEVVSVINGQGWPHSETMTLRQGDSTRFRVINATALHHPLHLHGFFYQIEANGTGRTDTPVPRAAQHLSNTDLIKPLGTVTFSFLPSTPGNWLFHCHFAFHADENASVVGSPIDSGGAGVAAAASHDGHGAGSAMGSAAGHSMRGLVVGIKVTPAPGYVEPSPANARELRLFVQQRARRLVTGATAFGFALQSGTVAPAKDSVVLPGPVLELQKGEPVRIVVRNNLSEPTSIHWHGLEIESFPDGVPNWSGLGQRVYTQIAPNDTFVAAFTPPRSGTYPYHSHFNDRHQISRGMYGAVIVGDGPRDLAHDHLIVAGGGGPDLEKHIESPFALVNGRTSPAPLRLTVGESHRLRIVSIHPDWRIAFTLKTDSTVAQWRAMAKDGADLPVAAATVRPAHVEMGPGQTADFEFTPSQPGVWRLEVKSVEPGWYIPLTVIVEAKRPK; encoded by the coding sequence ATGACCTTCGTGATCTCCGCCGTTGTTGGCGTTGTGCTTAATGCCCAGCTGCTCGCCGCGCTGCCGCGGGTGCCCCTCCCAAAGCCCAGCGCGGGAGCGATGCGTGCCGTCGTCCATCAGAATCGTGCGTCGGCGGGACGAATGACGGGAACGACGCTACGCCTCGATCTCGAGATCGTGGAAAGCGCGTGGGCTCCGGAGGGTACCGAGGCGCCGGCGCTCTCGATCCTCGCCTTTGCCGAGCGTGGCAAGCCGCCGCTTGTGCCGGGACCGCTCGTACGCGTGCCACGCGGTACAACCGTGCTGCTCACCCTGCGCAATCGCACCGATTCGGCGCTGGTGATCGGTGATCTCCGCGCGGGTGTGGGCGGCGACGATACGCTGCAGCTCGCGCCGGGTGCCACGCGTGAGGTGCGCTATTCCCTCAACGTGGCCGGCACCTACGCGTATTGGGGGGCCTTTGCCGGCACCACAGCGGCCGATCGGTACTGGAAGGATAGCCAGCTTAGCGGTGCCATCGTCGTCGACGAGCCCGGAGCCGCCATGCCTGATCACATTCTGGTGATCAGCGAATGGTTTCTCGACTACGACAATGGGAGACCGTTCGAGGTCGTGTCGGTGATCAACGGACAAGGCTGGCCTCACAGTGAGACGATGACGCTGCGCCAAGGTGACTCGACACGCTTTCGCGTCATCAATGCGACTGCGCTGCATCATCCCCTGCACCTGCACGGCTTCTTCTATCAAATCGAGGCGAACGGGACGGGACGCACCGACACGCCGGTGCCGCGCGCGGCGCAGCATCTCTCCAATACGGATCTGATCAAGCCGTTGGGTACCGTCACCTTCAGCTTCTTGCCGAGTACGCCCGGGAACTGGCTGTTCCACTGCCACTTTGCGTTTCACGCCGACGAGAACGCGTCGGTCGTTGGATCGCCGATTGATTCGGGCGGAGCGGGTGTTGCGGCCGCGGCATCGCATGATGGCCACGGGGCCGGGAGTGCGATGGGCAGTGCCGCCGGGCACTCGATGCGCGGGCTCGTGGTCGGCATCAAAGTCACGCCGGCGCCGGGCTATGTGGAGCCGTCACCGGCGAACGCGCGCGAGTTGCGGCTCTTCGTGCAACAACGGGCGCGGCGGCTGGTGACGGGTGCGACTGCCTTTGGATTTGCGCTGCAGTCGGGCACCGTGGCGCCGGCCAAGGACTCCGTGGTATTACCCGGTCCCGTTTTGGAGCTACAGAAGGGTGAGCCGGTGCGCATCGTGGTGCGGAACAACCTCAGCGAGCCCACCTCGATTCATTGGCACGGCTTGGAGATCGAAAGCTTTCCGGATGGCGTCCCGAATTGGAGTGGCTTGGGGCAACGCGTGTACACGCAGATTGCGCCGAACGACACGTTCGTCGCGGCGTTTACCCCGCCGCGCTCCGGCACGTACCCGTATCATTCACATTTCAACGATCGGCATCAGATCAGCCGTGGCATGTACGGCGCGGTCATCGTGGGTGATGGGCCGCGCGATCTCGCGCACGATCATCTCATCGTTGCCGGTGGGGGTGGGCCGGATCTCGAGAAGCATATCGAAAGCCCGTTCGCGCTGGTGAACGGGCGTACGTCCCCCGCTCCGTTGCGCCTCACGGTCGGAGAGAGTCACCGGCTGCGCATTGTGAGCATTCATCCCGATTGGCGTATCGCGTTCACCCTCAAGACCGACAGCACGGTGGCGCAGTGGCGGGCGATGGCGAAGGACGGCGCTGACCTGCCGGTTGCCGCCGCGACCGTTCGACCGGCGCATGTCGAGATGGGCCCTGGGCAAACGGCGGATTTCGAGTTCACGCCATCACAGCCCGGTGTGTGGCGTCTCGAGGTGAAGTCGGTCGAGCCGGGGTGGTACATCCCGCTCACGGTGATCGTGGAAGCGAAGCGACCGAAATAG
- a CDS encoding NAD(P)H-binding protein: MTPSPSLRVFMLGATGTIGRATVRALVRQGHEVVCFGRASRVGRASIAPSAPEPGVTVRVGDVSDAASITRDGFKGEPFDVVVSCMASRTGTPRDAWAIDHQAHLNVLQAAQTAGVPHMVLLSAICVQKPLLAFQEAKLAFERTLIDSGLTWSIVRPTAFFKSLSGQVERVQKGKPFLVFGDGTLTSCKPISDDDLAEFLASCVTDTTRHNRVLPIGGPGNAQTPRQQGEQLFALLGREPRFKQIPVALLDVIIAVLGALGRVVPPLADKAQLARIGRYYATESMLVWDDAAQRYDASATPSTGQDTLVDFFAKRLRGDATDDRGEHAVFQ; the protein is encoded by the coding sequence ATGACGCCTTCGCCCTCGCTTCGCGTGTTCATGCTCGGCGCCACCGGCACGATCGGTCGGGCCACCGTGCGTGCGCTGGTGCGTCAGGGGCATGAGGTCGTCTGTTTCGGCCGGGCCAGTCGCGTCGGTCGTGCCTCCATCGCACCGTCCGCGCCCGAACCTGGCGTGACCGTGCGGGTGGGTGATGTCAGCGACGCCGCGTCGATCACACGCGATGGCTTCAAGGGCGAGCCGTTCGACGTCGTCGTCTCCTGCATGGCGTCCAGAACGGGAACGCCCCGGGATGCGTGGGCGATCGATCATCAGGCACACCTCAACGTGCTGCAGGCTGCCCAGACCGCCGGCGTGCCGCACATGGTGTTGCTCTCCGCCATCTGCGTACAGAAGCCGCTGCTGGCCTTCCAGGAGGCCAAGTTGGCCTTCGAACGGACCCTCATCGATTCAGGGCTCACCTGGTCGATCGTGCGTCCCACGGCGTTTTTCAAGTCACTGTCCGGCCAGGTGGAGCGCGTACAAAAGGGCAAGCCGTTCCTCGTTTTCGGCGACGGCACGCTCACGTCATGCAAGCCAATCAGCGACGACGATCTCGCCGAGTTTCTCGCCAGCTGTGTGACCGACACGACGCGACACAATCGCGTGCTGCCGATTGGTGGTCCCGGCAATGCCCAGACGCCGCGTCAGCAGGGCGAACAGCTGTTCGCGCTTCTCGGGCGCGAGCCCCGATTCAAGCAGATCCCCGTGGCGCTGCTCGATGTGATCATCGCGGTGCTCGGCGCGCTCGGGCGGGTGGTTCCGCCGCTCGCCGATAAGGCACAACTGGCGCGTATCGGCCGCTACTACGCCACCGAGTCGATGCTCGTCTGGGACGACGCGGCCCAGCGGTACGACGCGTCCGCGACGCCGTCGACGGGACAAGACACGCTGGTGGACTTCTTCGCCAAGCGACTGCGCGGCGACGCGACCGACGATCGTGGCGAGCACGCGGTGTTCCAGTGA
- a CDS encoding ATP-binding protein, with protein sequence MRGAPTTTRVNTAEWRMSLLDVIMRTGLILGVVVCVPSVIMAMRAGLTGVIVIDVLAIVVLAALIVLKRLPFTVRAAVFCLILYALGTGLLVWVGLRSQIFLLGFSILTALLLGTRAGLAAAVLSTATLFLVGLWGWAGPAMLMPPQSTGVGFWITITLNFALIATLLILAIGVVISAMEAALRQEILARSSFEHQRAVLRTLIDAMPDVVFTKDLNGRFVLANRAACEQFGKEREEQLVGLSARDIYPAEFAAQRDAEDARVFAGDPHLNIEAFRIRPDGTVRWFLVIKAPLRNAQGELTGLVGISRDVTDRKLAEVQRDQLQQELLQSQKMEAVGQLAGGIAHDFNNLLTIITGHSGLLLSLPEISPDVQESVKEIADAADRAAALTRQLLAFSRQAMTQPEVLDVNAVVVDTSKLLRRLIGEDISLNTTLDSQVHAVRADPSQLNQILMNLALNARDAMPTGGTLSIETGNVEIDHTVTSMHLSVAPGPYVMLRMSDSGTGMNPDVLSRIFEPFYTTKGVGKGTGLGLSMVFGIVQQSGGGIHVHSAPGQGSTFRIYLPAVPMPKSTVIEDTGSRTRGGTETILLVEDDRGVRALALRALQGLGYDVLTANDGLDALQVASSTDKRIALLVTDVVMPNLSGPALAEQLRERLPQVAVLYVSGYTDDAVLRHGLLQAEVDFLQKPFTASALARKVRSVLDEHASDGIAR encoded by the coding sequence GTGAGGGGCGCACCGACCACCACGCGCGTGAATACCGCCGAGTGGCGGATGTCGTTGCTCGACGTGATCATGCGCACGGGGCTGATCCTCGGTGTGGTGGTCTGCGTGCCGAGCGTGATCATGGCGATGCGCGCCGGGCTGACCGGCGTGATTGTGATCGACGTGCTCGCGATCGTCGTACTCGCCGCGTTGATCGTCTTGAAGCGACTGCCGTTCACCGTGCGCGCCGCGGTGTTTTGCCTGATTCTGTATGCGCTCGGCACCGGATTGCTCGTCTGGGTCGGACTGCGGAGTCAGATCTTCCTCCTCGGTTTTTCGATTCTCACGGCGCTGCTGCTGGGCACGAGGGCGGGGTTGGCCGCCGCCGTGCTCAGCACGGCTACGCTGTTCCTGGTCGGGCTCTGGGGATGGGCGGGGCCGGCGATGCTCATGCCCCCGCAGTCCACGGGCGTCGGCTTTTGGATCACGATCACCTTGAACTTCGCGCTGATCGCCACGCTGCTTATTCTGGCCATCGGCGTGGTGATCTCCGCCATGGAAGCTGCGCTGCGGCAGGAGATTCTCGCGCGTTCGTCGTTCGAACACCAACGCGCGGTGCTGCGCACGCTGATCGACGCAATGCCCGATGTCGTATTCACCAAAGATCTCAACGGTCGCTTTGTCCTCGCGAATCGCGCCGCCTGCGAGCAGTTCGGCAAAGAGCGTGAGGAGCAACTCGTCGGTCTTTCCGCCCGCGATATTTATCCTGCGGAGTTTGCCGCCCAGCGCGACGCAGAGGACGCGCGCGTCTTCGCCGGCGACCCGCACCTCAACATCGAGGCATTCCGCATTCGACCCGATGGTACCGTGCGTTGGTTCTTGGTGATCAAGGCGCCCTTGCGCAACGCGCAGGGGGAGCTCACGGGGCTAGTCGGCATCAGCCGCGACGTGACCGACCGTAAACTGGCCGAGGTACAGCGCGATCAGCTGCAGCAGGAATTGCTGCAGTCGCAGAAGATGGAGGCCGTCGGCCAGCTTGCCGGCGGCATCGCGCACGACTTCAATAATCTGCTCACGATCATCACCGGACACAGCGGACTGCTGCTGTCACTGCCGGAGATTTCGCCGGATGTGCAGGAGTCGGTCAAAGAGATCGCCGATGCCGCCGATCGCGCCGCTGCCCTCACGCGACAGCTGCTGGCGTTCAGCCGTCAGGCGATGACGCAGCCGGAAGTGCTCGACGTGAATGCGGTGGTCGTCGACACCTCGAAGCTGTTGCGGCGCCTCATCGGCGAAGACATATCGCTCAACACGACGCTGGATTCGCAGGTACACGCGGTTCGCGCCGATCCCAGCCAGCTGAATCAGATCCTCATGAACCTGGCGCTGAACGCGCGCGACGCCATGCCGACTGGGGGTACACTCAGCATAGAAACGGGCAACGTCGAGATCGACCACACCGTCACGTCGATGCATCTGAGCGTGGCGCCAGGGCCGTATGTCATGCTGCGCATGAGTGACAGTGGAACCGGGATGAATCCGGACGTATTGTCACGCATCTTCGAGCCGTTCTATACGACCAAGGGCGTGGGGAAAGGCACGGGCCTCGGCTTGTCGATGGTGTTCGGCATCGTCCAGCAGAGCGGCGGTGGCATTCATGTGCACAGCGCGCCGGGACAGGGATCCACGTTCCGGATCTACCTGCCAGCCGTGCCCATGCCGAAGTCCACGGTGATCGAAGATACGGGAAGCCGAACGCGCGGAGGCACCGAAACGATTCTGTTGGTGGAAGACGACCGCGGCGTTCGCGCGCTCGCCCTGCGCGCCTTGCAGGGGCTGGGATACGATGTGCTCACCGCGAATGACGGGCTCGACGCACTGCAGGTCGCGTCGTCCACCGACAAACGCATCGCGCTGCTCGTCACGGACGTCGTCATGCCGAATCTGAGCGGCCCCGCGTTGGCCGAACAGTTGCGCGAGCGTTTACCGCAGGTCGCGGTGTTGTACGTCAGCGGATACACCGACGACGCGGTCCTTCGGCACGGTCTGCTGCAGGCCGAGGTCGACTTCCTGCAGAAGCCCTTCACCGCGTCCGCGCTCGCGCGTAAGGTGCGCAGCGTACTCGACGAGCACGCATCGGACGGCATCGCGCGGTGA
- a CDS encoding YccF domain-containing protein produces MTLLLNILWFIFGGGLVAGIAWMLLGLLLAITVVGIPFAIAAFRIAGFAAWPFGRTLVDARTVGEEPIVGAGLANLLWIVFAGIWLWISHVLAGIAYCVTIIGIPFGFAHFRLAAISFAPLGKRAIDLP; encoded by the coding sequence GTGACCCTGCTCCTCAACATCCTGTGGTTCATTTTTGGCGGCGGCCTCGTGGCCGGCATCGCCTGGATGCTCCTCGGACTGCTGCTGGCCATCACCGTAGTCGGCATTCCGTTCGCCATCGCGGCATTCCGCATCGCCGGCTTCGCCGCATGGCCCTTCGGGCGCACGCTCGTCGACGCGCGGACCGTGGGTGAGGAGCCGATCGTCGGCGCGGGCCTGGCGAATCTCCTGTGGATCGTTTTCGCCGGCATCTGGCTCTGGATCTCACACGTGCTGGCCGGCATCGCGTACTGCGTCACCATCATCGGCATTCCGTTCGGATTCGCGCACTTCCGGCTCGCCGCCATATCGTTCGCACCGCTCGGCAAGCGCGCGATCGACCTGCCGTAA
- a CDS encoding amidase, with translation MSTTRREALAQLSAMLAMPLVGWPVRADDPLAGTIAQYQAGRLRGDFSAVEVTTEALTRCRAWNGALRAIDQLATTARDEARASDARAKRGALIGPLDGVPLFAKSIYDMQGMPTTASSAEWVRLFPEAVTRDALEVKRLRAAGAVLLGKTAADDFAYRGNGTSSLTGQVRNPHDRGGLRTPGGSSAGSAVVVACGMAFAALGTDDGGSNRIPAQFTGVVGMKPSFGLVPRTGVIPTWPYLDTHGPLARSVQDAALMLDAIAGPDTSDGLVDRTLYARGLLGALRDDALVGARLGLVEFHVPRAQMTAEALAVFDRAVADCASAGAIIEPFVPSVHRADVREQFAAAAKARGDVAPNHNAPAPTANALWRYFAGQGGNATRNAELYVKRGLAAFRAFYDVLPAEWDAMHVLITQPYEADAASQSFARSRETIVTGLAASFRAKGIDAMVYPTMPFGAPAATDPWPDVRTTLGYGNWLGLPEVSVPAGYGANGMPAGNLSFVGLPGSDAKLLAMAHAYEQRSRRFVAPPIPRRGG, from the coding sequence ATGTCGACCACGCGCCGCGAAGCCCTCGCGCAACTCAGCGCCATGCTGGCCATGCCGCTGGTTGGCTGGCCCGTGCGCGCCGATGATCCGCTCGCCGGCACCATCGCCCAGTATCAGGCCGGCCGCCTTCGCGGTGACTTCTCCGCCGTCGAGGTCACGACCGAAGCGCTGACACGGTGTCGCGCCTGGAACGGTGCGCTGCGCGCGATCGATCAACTCGCCACCACCGCACGCGATGAAGCCCGGGCCTCGGATGCGCGCGCAAAGCGCGGCGCCCTTATCGGGCCACTCGATGGTGTCCCCCTGTTCGCGAAATCGATCTACGACATGCAAGGCATGCCCACCACCGCGTCGAGCGCCGAGTGGGTGCGGCTGTTTCCAGAGGCGGTCACGCGCGACGCCCTCGAAGTGAAGCGATTGCGCGCGGCCGGTGCCGTCCTGCTCGGGAAGACCGCCGCCGACGACTTCGCCTATCGTGGCAACGGGACCAGCTCACTCACCGGACAGGTGCGCAATCCTCACGATCGCGGCGGCCTGCGTACGCCCGGTGGCTCGAGCGCCGGATCGGCCGTCGTCGTGGCCTGCGGGATGGCATTCGCCGCGCTCGGCACCGACGACGGTGGCTCCAATCGCATTCCGGCGCAGTTCACCGGCGTCGTCGGTATGAAGCCCTCGTTCGGTCTGGTACCGCGCACGGGCGTCATTCCCACCTGGCCGTATCTCGACACGCACGGGCCCCTCGCGCGATCGGTGCAGGACGCCGCACTCATGCTCGATGCGATCGCCGGCCCCGATACGTCGGATGGCCTCGTCGATCGCACCCTCTATGCGCGCGGACTGCTTGGCGCGCTCCGTGACGATGCACTGGTGGGCGCGCGATTGGGGCTCGTGGAGTTTCACGTACCGCGCGCGCAGATGACCGCCGAAGCGCTGGCCGTCTTCGACCGCGCCGTAGCCGACTGCGCAAGCGCGGGGGCGATCATCGAACCGTTCGTGCCGTCGGTGCACCGTGCCGATGTGCGCGAACAATTCGCCGCCGCTGCGAAGGCACGTGGTGACGTGGCGCCAAACCACAACGCGCCCGCGCCAACCGCCAACGCGCTGTGGCGCTACTTCGCCGGGCAAGGCGGGAACGCCACGCGAAACGCAGAGCTCTACGTGAAGCGCGGTCTCGCCGCCTTTCGCGCCTTCTACGATGTCCTCCCCGCGGAGTGGGACGCCATGCACGTGCTGATTACCCAGCCGTACGAGGCAGACGCCGCGAGTCAGTCGTTCGCCCGGTCGCGCGAAACGATCGTGACCGGGTTGGCCGCGTCGTTCCGTGCGAAGGGCATCGATGCCATGGTCTATCCCACGATGCCGTTCGGCGCGCCTGCCGCCACCGATCCGTGGCCGGATGTGCGCACCACCCTCGGCTACGGCAATTGGCTCGGACTGCCCGAGGTCTCCGTGCCAGCGGGATACGGCGCGAACGGCATGCCAGCGGGCAACCTGTCCTTCGTGGGCCTTCCCGGCAGCGATGCAAAACTGTTGGCGATGGCGCACGCCTACGAACAGCGTTCCCGTCGGTTCGTCGCACCGCCAATACCGCGTCGCGGTGGATAA